The Sulfurihydrogenibium sp. YO3AOP1 genome has a window encoding:
- a CDS encoding NADH-ubiquinone oxidoreductase-F iron-sulfur binding region domain-containing protein: MKSYPNIPNFHTYSSVNLLLRRCKEPRTVDIEEYITTGGYSALKKALNRFTPEDIIVLVEESTLRGRGGAGFPTGRKWRFAISNPKPRYLVCNADESEPGTFKDRIIIERDPHLLIEGMIISAYAIGAERGFIYIRGEYPAGAKILENAIKEARERGFLGKNILGTDFSFDISVYRGAGAYICGEETALIESLEGKRGHPRLKPPYPVSEGLFGKPTVVNNVETLANIPIIITYESYYMNIGPAGYYGPKLFPISGKVNKPGVYELTMDITLRELIDIAGGMKDGKKFKAVFAGALGVYSERDLDIPMDYSPKGFGGTGTTIVLAEDDCIIDSLIVIAEFFHHESCGKCTPCRIGTYELLNILKKFQEGIATEKDLQYLEHLGRNIPVGSICGLGYSAPNALMDALRKFKDEFIAHINKQCPAGACF; encoded by the coding sequence ATGAAATCCTATCCAAATATACCTAATTTTCATACATACAGCAGCGTAAACTTACTCCTTAGAAGATGTAAGGAACCAAGAACTGTGGACATAGAAGAGTATATTACAACTGGCGGATACTCTGCACTAAAAAAAGCTTTAAATAGATTTACACCGGAAGATATTATTGTCCTTGTAGAAGAAAGCACACTTAGAGGAAGAGGTGGAGCAGGATTTCCAACAGGTAGAAAATGGCGTTTTGCTATATCAAATCCAAAGCCAAGATATTTAGTTTGTAATGCTGACGAAAGCGAGCCAGGAACGTTTAAAGATAGAATAATCATAGAAAGAGACCCACATCTTTTGATAGAAGGTATGATTATTTCAGCCTATGCCATCGGTGCAGAAAGAGGATTTATTTATATAAGAGGAGAATATCCGGCAGGGGCAAAAATCCTTGAAAATGCGATAAAAGAGGCAAGAGAAAGAGGTTTTCTTGGTAAAAATATACTTGGAACAGATTTTTCTTTTGATATAAGCGTTTACAGAGGGGCAGGAGCATATATCTGCGGAGAAGAAACAGCATTAATAGAAAGCTTAGAAGGAAAAAGAGGACATCCAAGATTAAAACCACCTTATCCAGTTTCAGAAGGACTTTTTGGAAAGCCTACTGTTGTAAATAACGTTGAAACATTGGCAAACATTCCTATCATCATAACTTATGAGAGCTATTATATGAACATAGGACCAGCCGGATATTATGGACCAAAATTATTTCCAATTAGCGGAAAAGTAAATAAACCCGGTGTTTATGAGCTTACGATGGATATTACACTTAGAGAGTTGATTGATATAGCCGGTGGAATGAAAGATGGAAAAAAATTTAAAGCTGTTTTTGCAGGAGCACTTGGCGTATACTCTGAAAGAGACCTTGACATTCCAATGGACTACTCTCCGAAAGGTTTTGGTGGCACAGGAACAACTATAGTTCTTGCAGAAGACGATTGTATCATAGATAGTTTGATTGTAATAGCTGAATTTTTTCATCATGAAAGCTGTGGGAAATGTACACCTTGCAGAATTGGAACTTATGAACTTTTAAACATTCTTAAAAAATTTCAGGAAGGAATAGCAACAGAAAAAGATTTGCAATATCTTGAACACTTGGGAAGAAACATACCAGTTGGCTCCATATGTGGTCTTGGATACTCTGCACCAAACGCATTAATGGATGCTTTAAGAAAATTCAAAGATGAATTTATAGCACACATTAACAAACAATGCCCAGCAGGTGCGTGTTTTTAG
- a CDS encoding glycosyltransferase family 9 protein codes for MIRFSSLGDVILSSVVLDPLYEKDYNVDFLTFKPFSDVFEKDYRIKNLIAVDKSRLKSISDIYSFTKSLDKYDYVLDLHSNLRSYLIGFFLKLRYNPKILRYKKQSLKRRLKILDPNFNVLKVYLEPLKKLGIENLNYRPKVIITNQEVEKVKTFLPQKFISLGTGARYKSKVYPYYKELSEILLENGFNVVLVGSKEDLEMDKSIYPKEVLDLRGKITLRETITVISQGLATISNDSAIAHMSRAVGIKVLMIYGSTHPYFGFAPLKDEGDYIFKNLPCQPCSLHGQNSCKYKTFECLTSISPQEVYNKLKNLI; via the coding sequence GTGATAAGATTTTCATCTCTTGGAGATGTTATCCTATCTTCTGTCGTTTTAGACCCTTTATATGAAAAAGATTACAATGTAGATTTTTTGACGTTTAAACCATTTAGCGATGTGTTTGAAAAAGACTATAGAATAAAAAATCTGATTGCTGTCGATAAATCAAGACTTAAAAGCATCTCAGATATTTACAGTTTTACCAAATCCTTAGATAAATACGATTATGTTTTAGACCTGCATTCTAACCTACGGTCTTATTTGATTGGGTTTTTCTTAAAGCTGAGATACAATCCAAAAATTCTAAGATATAAAAAACAGTCTTTAAAAAGAAGATTAAAGATTTTAGACCCAAACTTCAATGTTTTAAAAGTATATCTTGAGCCACTAAAAAAACTTGGTATAGAAAATTTAAATTACAGACCAAAAGTAATTATCACAAACCAAGAAGTTGAAAAAGTAAAAACCTTTTTGCCACAAAAATTTATATCTCTTGGAACAGGTGCAAGGTATAAAAGTAAGGTTTATCCGTACTACAAAGAGTTATCTGAGATTTTACTTGAAAATGGATTTAATGTTGTTTTGGTTGGTTCTAAAGAAGATTTAGAGATGGATAAAAGCATCTATCCAAAAGAAGTTTTAGATTTAAGAGGAAAAATAACCTTAAGAGAAACCATTACTGTAATATCACAAGGATTGGCAACTATAAGCAACGACTCAGCCATAGCCCATATGTCAAGAGCTGTTGGCATTAAAGTTTTGATGATATACGGCTCAACTCATCCATACTTTGGATTTGCACCATTAAAAGATGAAGGAGATTATATCTTTAAAAATCTACCATGTCAGCCTTGTTCGCTTCACGGACAAAACAGCTGTAAGTATAAAACTTTTGAATGTTTAACATCCATCTCTCCCCAAGAAGTTTATAATAAGCTGAAAAATTTGATATAA
- a CDS encoding NAD(P)H-dependent oxidoreductase subunit E, giving the protein MEYTYLTPEIINKIEEYKKEFLTKEQVIIQALHLIYSKSRDISLDHMLELSNYLEVPLNQIERIVSFYDMFRVKRNARHHIRVCKNLPCHIMGCKKLIELFEKLTCEERNQESKNGRFYIETVECIGACSVAPAFMIDDDLYDGTKITEEKLNEILSKYT; this is encoded by the coding sequence TTGGAATATACATACTTAACACCGGAAATTATAAATAAGATTGAAGAGTATAAAAAAGAATTTTTGACAAAAGAGCAGGTTATCATACAAGCACTGCATTTGATATACTCTAAGTCTAGAGACATAAGCTTAGACCATATGTTAGAGCTTTCCAACTATCTTGAAGTTCCTTTAAATCAGATTGAAAGAATCGTTAGTTTTTATGATATGTTTAGAGTTAAAAGAAATGCAAGGCATCATATTAGAGTTTGCAAAAATCTGCCTTGCCATATCATGGGATGTAAAAAACTTATAGAACTTTTTGAAAAACTAACATGTGAAGAAAGAAATCAAGAAAGTAAAAACGGTAGATTTTACATAGAAACTGTTGAGTGTATAGGTGCATGTAGCGTTGCACCAGCATTTATGATAGATGATGATTTATACGATGGAACAAAGATTACAGAGGAAAAGTTGAATGAAATCCTATCCAAATATACCTAA
- a CDS encoding tetratricopeptide repeat protein, with translation MDRIEQLKKALEKDPNNPLGLYGLALELYKQGLYEDAIVYFKKYLSLYEDQGAAYRTLAQCYINIGDIEQAIETYERGIEKARKYNHPTMVEEFKQEIERLKTMI, from the coding sequence ATGGACAGAATAGAGCAGTTAAAAAAGGCATTAGAAAAAGACCCAAATAATCCACTTGGATTATACGGATTAGCGTTAGAGTTATACAAACAAGGTTTATATGAAGATGCTATTGTATACTTTAAAAAATATCTAAGTTTGTACGAAGACCAAGGAGCAGCATACAGAACGTTGGCACAATGCTACATAAACATTGGAGATATTGAGCAGGCTATAGAGACATACGAAAGAGGAATAGAAAAGGCAAGAAAGTATAACCACCCAACAATGGTAGAAGAGTTTAAACAGGAGATTGAAAGATTAAAAACAATGATTTAA